A DNA window from Castanea sativa cultivar Marrone di Chiusa Pesio chromosome 7, ASM4071231v1 contains the following coding sequences:
- the LOC142644731 gene encoding uncharacterized protein LOC142644731, whose protein sequence is MEGNSSRPNLKRPFFEDADDDKPSAPKRVRFPKGKKVKPAADEAVVVVDRGPAVDDDPTDLMNPRAAAKERAKRRTQFTAELFTEESRGILNDVAAAEVDYKDNDSFVDEGIQIEPFNLNKEREEGYFDADGNFVEYVNDNEIKDAWLDSIEAEPKYAGKGSAVINHEDDANDLSSDDIGTMKRRIADILEPGETVLRALRRLKGTSNRKEKMSAESKIVFDQLTEDAMKLMENGEYDVYHEKQEVFQREAEGYERLAKARGEGISTSAGQGGSTYFGIGNGLLSDMTDTEVASTVLPGPVVDTLNPSASTAETSSNDADTYDMFGEEDENATAKPSFDGSNVVSGHNSDAVNQPSASTINSESESGALQNDYMYDESTGYYYSSSLGYYYDPSTGLFCSAASGQWYSYNEETGTYVEVQQVATNAI, encoded by the exons ATGGAAGGTAATTCATCGCGCCCCAATCTCAAGCGCCCTTTCTTCGAGGACGCCGACGACGACAAACCCTCAGC GCCAAAGAGGGTTAGGTTCCCAAAGGGAAAGAAGGTTAAACCAGCAGCAGATGAAGCCGTGGTGGTCGTGGACCGCGGTCCAGCTGTGGATGATGATCCTACCGACTTGATGAATCCCCGTGCTGCCGCCAAAGAGCGTGCAAAGCGGCGGACACAGTTCACTGCTGAACTCTTTACTGAAGAAAGTAGAGGCATTCTTAATGATGTCGCGGCTGCTGAAGTCGATTACAAG GATAATGACAGCTTTGTCGACGAGGGGATTCAGATAGAACCTTTCAATTTAAACAAAGAGAGGGAAGAGGGCTATTTTGATGCGGACGgaaattttgttgaatatgtCAACGATAATGAAATTAAG GATGCATGGCTTGATAGCATTGAAGCTGAACCAAAATATGCTGGGAAAGGGTCTGCTGTAATAAACCATGAAGATGATGCCAATGACCTTTCTTCTGACGATATCGGAACGATGAAGAGGCGTATTGCTGACATACTTGAGCCAGGAGAAACG GTTTTGCGAGCTTTGAGAAGGTTAAAGGGTACTTCAAACAGGAAGGAGAAGATGTCAGCTGAATCAAAGATTGTATTTGACCAGCTTACAGAAGATGCAATGAAGCTGATGGAGAATGGTGAATATG ATGTGTATCATGAAAAGCAGGAGGTCTTTCAGCGTGAGGCAG AAGGTTATGAGAGATTAGCTAAGGCAAGAGGGGAGGGCATATCAACAAGTGCAGGTCAGGGGGGTTCTACTTATTTTGGCATAGGAAATGGCTTGCTGTCTGACATGACAGATACTGAAGTAGCCTCCACAGTGCTGCCTGGTCCTGTTGTGGATACTTTGAACCCAAGTGCGTCTACTGCTGAAACATCAAGCAATGACGCTGATACTTATGATATGTTTGGGGAGGAGGATGAAAATGCCACTGCTAAACCATCTTTTGATGGAAGTAATGTAGTTTCTGGACATAATTCTGATGCAGTCAACCAACCATCAGCAAGCACCATAAACTCTGAATCAGAAA GTGGAGCTTTGCAAAATGATTACATGTATGATGAGTCCACTGG GTACTACTATAGCAGCAGTTTGGGGTACTATTATGACCCTTCTACAGGACTGTTTTGTTCTGCAGCATCAGGACAATG GTATTCTTATAATGAAGAGACCGGCACATATGTTGAAGTTCAGCAGGTTGCAACCAACGCGATTTGA